In Vicia villosa cultivar HV-30 ecotype Madison, WI unplaced genomic scaffold, Vvil1.0 ctg.000600F_1_1, whole genome shotgun sequence, a single window of DNA contains:
- the LOC131629706 gene encoding putative disease resistance protein RGA4: protein MAEALLGFVLENLSSLLQDELSTVFGIKSKAEKLSTTLDLIKAVLEDAEQKQVTDRSVKVWLQQLKDAVYVLDDILDECSIRSTRLRGINLKNLLFRRDIGKRLKEITRRLDDLADSKSKFIPREGINIRESSIEVPEWRQTSSFIAEPKVFGREDDKEKIVELLLTQAKDSDSLSIYPIVGLGGVGKTTLAQLVYNDVRVTVNFNTKIWVCVSEAFSVKRILCSIIESITSEKCDSLSLDAIQLKVQGLLQGKRYFLILDDVWNKTQQIESGLSQEKWNKLKSVLLCGSRGSSILVSTRDEDVAEIVRTCQTYHLSGLPENECWLLFKQYAFGHNREERTELVAIGKEIVKKCGGLPLAAQALGGLMRSRRGEKEWLEVKESRIWDLTHENSILPALRLSYFHLTPTLKQCFSFCAIFPKDSIIMKEELIQLWLANGFISSRENLEVEDVGNMIWNELCQKSFFQEIKIDTYSEDISFKMHDLVHDLAQSIMGQECVILEDEKTKLSESTHHISFHFGPNLSVDESALKKLESLRTMFELNRCPYSWGLSHSLQTDHFPFPTNYSLRVLRISPFQVLSLGNLIHLRYLELYGCDIQNIPNSIYNLRKLEILKLKSLAKLRCLPKRLACLQYLRHLVVERCDSLSQLFPDVGKLTFLRTLSVYIVSLKRGQSLTELRDLNLGGKLNIKGLKDVGSLSHAQDANLTAKKELQKVCMSWSINDEITETPSFSSEQVLERLQPHTNLKSLKIRYYNGLCFPSWIQTLTSLVSLELKGCNKCVRLSPLGKLPSLKKLKLCDMNNVKYVDDNDDDGDESHNSMDVKIFPSLEELILFRLPRLERLLKVERREMFPCLSFLRISFCPQLRLPCLPYVKDLHVYGCNNELLSSISSFYGLTTLYLCIGSGITSFPEGMFRKLTCLESLNVQYFENLKELPNEPFNLALEYLEIIGCIELESLPEKIWEGLQSLQTLEIHYCKELRCLPEGIRHLTSLEVLKIYGCPTLEERCKKETGEDWNKIAHIPRIIIPCPSLYPPPNWMGMNEII, encoded by the coding sequence ATGGCTGAGGCCTTGCTTGGATTTGTGTTAGAGAATTTGTCATCTCTGCTTCAGGATGAACTTTCCACCGTTTTCGGAATCAAGTCAAAGGCTGAAAAGCTATCAACCACCTTAGATCTCATCAAGGCTGTCCTTGAAGATGCTGAGCAGAAACAAGTCACTGACCGCTCTGTTAAGGTATGGCTGCAACAACTCAAAGATGCTGTATATGTGCTTGATGATATCCTTGATGAATGTTCCATTCGATCTACCCGGCTGAGGGGTATCAACTTAAAGAATTTACTTTTTCGTCGTGACATAGGCAAGAGGTTGAAAGAAATTACAAGGAGATTAGACGATCTTGCTGATAGTAAAAGCAAATTTATTCCTCGAGAGGGTATTAATATTAGGGAAAGCTCAATTGAAGTACCTGAATGGCGCCAAACCAGCTCTTTTATTGCCGAACCTAAAGTTTTTGGACGAGAAGATGATAAAGAAAAGATTGTTGAGCTTCTTCTCACCCAAGCGAAGGACTCTGACTCTCTTTCCATCTATCCCATTGTTGGCTTAGGCGGTGTTGGAAAAACAACTCTTGCTCAGTTGGTCTACAATGATGTTAGGGTGACTGTCAATTTTAATACAAAAATTTGGGTTTGCGTTTCTGAGGCATTTTCGGTCAAGAGGATTCTATGTTCCATTATAGAATCTATCACATCTGAGAAGTGTGATTCTTTATCTTTAGATGCAATACAACTAAAGGTGCAAGGTTTGTTGCAAGGTAAAAGATACTTTCTAATTTTAGATGATGTATGGAACAAAACTCAACAAATAGAGTCTGGATTAAGCCAAGAGAAATGGAATAAGTTGAAATCTGTGTTGTTGTGTGGATCTAGAGGTTCTTCCATTTTAGTTTCCACTCGAGATGAGGATGTTGCGGAAATTGTGAGAACATGCCAAACTTATCATTTGTCTGGTCTCCCAGAAAATGAATGTTGGTTGTTGTTCAAACAATATGCATTTGGACACAACAGAGAAGAACGCACAGAACTTGTGGCAATAGGTAAGGAGATAGTAAAGAAATGCGGTGGATTGCCTCTTGCGGCACAAGCATTGGGAGGTCTGATGCGATCTAGGAGGGGAGAAAAAGAATGGCTTGAAGTAAAAGAGAGCAGAATTTGGGATTTAACACATGAGAATTCAATCTTGCCTGCCTTGAGGTTGAGCTACTTTCATTTAACTCCGACCTTAAAGCAGTGTTTTTCTTTTTGTGCGATATTTCCCAAAGATAGCATAATCATGAAAGAAGAACTGATTCAACTTTGGTTGGCTAATGGATTTATTTCGTCTAGAGAAAATTTGGAGGTCGAAGATGTTGGCAACATGATTTGGAATGAATTGTgccaaaaatcattctttcaaGAGATCAAGATTGATACATATTCTGAAGACATTTCTTTTAAGATGCATGATCTTGTCCACGATCTTGCTCAGTCGATAATGGGGCAAGAATGTGTGATTTTAGAGGATGAGAAGACTAAATTGTCCGAAAGTACCCATCATATTAGCTTTCACTTTGGTCCCAATTTATCGGTGGATGAGAGTGCTTTGAAAAAATTAGAGTCCCTACGCACAATGTTTGAGTTGAATCGTTGTCCATATTCATGGGGCCTTTCCCATTCCTTACAAACTGATCACTTCCCATTCCCCACAAACTATTCTCTTCGGGTTTTACGCATTTCCCCATTCCAGGTATTATCACTCGgaaacttaattcatttaaggTATTTGGAACTTTATGGTTGTGACATTCAAAACATCCCTAATTCGATTTACAACTTACGTAAATTGGAAATCTTGAAATTAAAAAGTCTTGCAAAACTGAGATGTCTACCGAAGCGTTTGGCTTGTTTACAATATCTTAGGCATCTTGTCGTCGAACGTTGTGATTCACTTTCTCAATTGTTTCCCGACGTTGGGAAATTAACTTTCCTAAGAACATTAAGTGTATACATCGTTAGTTTAAAGAGAGGACAAAGCTTGACAGAACTACGTGATCTAAACCTTGGAGGGAAACTGAATATCAAAGGGTTAAAAGATGTTGGTAGTTTATCTCATGCTCAAGATGCCAATTTGACAGCTAAAAAAGAACTCCAGAAAGTATGCATGTCATGGAGCATCAATGATGAAATCACCGAGACCCCGAGTTTTAGTTCCGAGCAAGTACTAGAAAGGCTTCAACCTCACACAAATCTCAAAAGCTTGAAGATACGTTACTATAACGGATTATGTTTCCCAAGTTGGATCCAAACTCTAACTAGTTTAGTTTCTTTGGAACTTAAGGGTTGCAACAAGTGTGTGCGACTTTCACCACTTGGGAAACTACCATCTCTTAAGAAACTGAAACTATGTGATATGAATAATGTGAAATATgtggatgataatgatgatgatggtgacgaATCTCACAACAGTATGGACGTGAAGATTTTCCCATCTCTTGAGGAACTCATATTATTCAGATTACCAAGATTGGAGAGGTTGTTGAAAGTGGAAAGAAGGGAGATGTTTCCTTGTCTTTCTTTTTTAAGAATTTCCTTTTGCCCTCAACTTAGATTGCCATGTCTTCCATATGTTAAAGACCTTCATGTATATGGGTGTAACAATGAGTTACTGAGTTCAATCTCTAGCTTCTATGGTCTTACTACCCTTTACCTTTGTATAGGTAGTGGAATAACATCCTTTCCAGAGGGGATGTTCAGAAAGCTTACTTGTCTTGAATCTCTAAATGTACAGTATTTTGAGAACTTGAAGGAGTTACCAAATGAACCCTTTAACCTTGCTTTGGAATATCTGGAAATCATTGGGTGCATTGAGCTTGAGTCTTTACCAGAAAAAATTTGGGAAGGTCTGCAATCCCTTCAAACCTTAGAGATTCATTATTGTAAAGAATTGAGATGCCTGCCGGAGGGTATTCGACACCTCACTTCTCTAGAGGTTCTGAAAATTTATGGCTGCCCAACATTAGAGGAGCGATGCAAGAAGGAAACAGGGGAGGACTGGAACAAGATTGCGCATATTCCACGAATAATTATTCCCTGCCCCTCGTTATATCCCCCTCCAAATTGGATGGGTATGaatgaaataatataa